The following proteins are co-located in the Microbacterium sp. Clip185 genome:
- a CDS encoding DUF4352 domain-containing protein, translating into MTVTVTETVTATPTTPAVAAPLAMGATAQFSTFSATVHSVQLESAPNAPAPQSAGNHWASVEVEGCNTGSQPFPVSGGPWQLVADDNRTFTMSSTGYSQFPEPDYGFGSGTLNPGECKRGWITFVVNDGAQITTVRYQNDLGEGARWAL; encoded by the coding sequence GTGACCGTCACGGTCACCGAAACTGTCACAGCAACGCCAACAACTCCGGCAGTTGCCGCGCCTCTCGCGATGGGTGCGACTGCCCAGTTCTCCACCTTCAGCGCCACAGTTCATTCAGTCCAGCTCGAATCTGCCCCGAACGCTCCCGCGCCTCAGAGCGCCGGTAACCACTGGGCTTCGGTGGAGGTCGAAGGCTGCAACACCGGATCCCAGCCCTTCCCCGTAAGCGGCGGACCATGGCAGCTGGTCGCCGACGACAACCGTACTTTCACAATGTCCAGCACCGGGTACAGCCAGTTCCCGGAACCCGACTACGGTTTCGGCTCAGGCACCCTGAACCCCGGCGAATGCAAGCGCGGGTGGATCACCTTCGTCGTCAACGACGGCGCACAAATCACGACTGTTCGCTACCAGAATGACCTGGGCGAAGGAGCCCGCTGGGCTCTCTGA